A section of the Metabacillus endolithicus genome encodes:
- a CDS encoding VOC family protein, protein MINKVGKVTVYVQDQEQAKEFWVNKLGFILKLEQPMGPNATWIEVGPSDDEFTTLVLYSKSAMEQQQPSKVAHPSILFSTTDVESAYEEMKQNGVKVGDMLKMPFGTMFSFYDQDDNEYLLREDK, encoded by the coding sequence GTGATAAATAAAGTTGGAAAAGTAACGGTTTATGTACAAGATCAAGAACAGGCAAAAGAATTCTGGGTTAATAAACTCGGGTTTATCTTAAAGTTGGAACAACCAATGGGACCGAACGCTACGTGGATTGAGGTTGGACCTAGTGATGATGAATTTACGACATTGGTTCTTTATTCAAAGTCAGCTATGGAGCAGCAACAACCTTCAAAAGTTGCTCATCCTTCGATTCTATTTAGCACAACAGATGTTGAATCAGCGTATGAAGAAATGAAACAAAATGGTGTAAAAGTAGGGGACATGTTAAAAATGCCGTTCGGCACAATGTTTAGTTTCTATGATCAAGATGACAATGAATATTTATTAAGAGAAGATAAATAA